One region of Fusarium oxysporum f. sp. lycopersici 4287 chromosome 14, whole genome shotgun sequence genomic DNA includes:
- a CDS encoding hypothetical protein (At least one base has a quality score < 10), producing MDSFLSRPPSDRESSIAATIETASEIPDRQSLPSVESSTSTTPKRKRITTADATWQHTRKPQGSEPERAGQSRT from the coding sequence ATGGACTCCTTCCTCAGCCGCCCGCCTAGTGACCGCGAGTCCTCCATCGCTGCAACAATCGAGACGGCTTCTGAGATACCTGATAGGCAGAGCTTACCCTCCGTTGAATCTTCcacttcaacaactccaaAGCGCAAACGCATCACTACGGCCGATGCGACGTGGCAACACACTCGAAAACCTCAAGGATCCGAGCCTGAGCGCGCTGGCCAAAGCAGGACTTAG
- a CDS encoding hypothetical protein (At least one base has a quality score < 10), whose protein sequence is MKTRLKSPDLYTIGWIAALPIERAAATALLHDRHDAPEGFDQHRSDTNSYTWGRIGEHNVVIASLPAGVHDIAAAAITASNLIHSLPRIRIGLLVGIGGGIPRPDEGQDIRLGDIVVSQPDGTTGGVVQYDLGKAKANGGWERTGSLDKPPMVLLHALSSLQAEHMIAGSRVPELLHVMWETNPRMCISTNSFTYQGAGKDRLFKSQHDHIGGSNCDKWDSALEVKRRQRESTEPEIHYGVIASGNKLIKDAATRDSLLEDIGHRCLCVEMEAAGLMNRFPCLVIRGICDYADSHKNDQWHGYAAATAAAFAVELLEYVPTGQLEATQKVVEVIQSLEQRINSLSIPIHNLDNRTALNQLPIAEGASFDSRAEEHNPTCLPDTRVELLNKISCWIDDADAKAIFWLSGMAGTGKSTISRTVARRRHERGELGASFFFKRGETDRGGLNKFVPTLARQLASRFPDIAPVIKKAIDADPEVVLFILRSSAG, encoded by the exons ATGAAGACACGGCTTAAAAGCCCCGACCTTTACACCATCGGATGGATTGCTGCCCTCCCCATCGAGCGAGCAGCAGCGACCGCGTTGCTACACGATCGTCATGACGCGCCCGAAGGCTTTGACCAGCATCGATCCGATACGAACTCCTACACGTGGGGTCGAATAGGTGAACACAACGTCGTGATCGCGTCGCTCCCTGCTGGAGTCCACGACATCGCGGCTGCAGCAATCACCGCATCAAACTTGATCCATTCATTACCTCGTATCCGGATCGGTCTGTTAGTGGGCATTGGGGGAGGCATCCCTCGGCCTGATGAGGGCCAGGACATTCGACTAGGCGATATTGTCGTCAGCCAGCCTGACGGTACGACCGGAGGGGTGGTGCAATATGACTTGGGAAAGGCGAAAGCGAATGGTGGCTGGGAACGGACGGGATCGCTTGATAAACCGCCTATGGTACTTCTCCACGCACTATCAAGTCTACAGGCGGAGCATATGATTGCGGGCTCGAGGGTACCGGAGTTGCTCCATGTGATGTGGGAAACCAACCCTCGTATGTGCATCTCCACAAACAGTTTTACTTATCAGGGTGCTGGGAAGGATCGACTATTCAAATCACAACATGACCATATCGGTGGCAGCAACTGTGATAAGTGGGACTCTGCCTTGGAGGTAAAGCGTAGGCAGCGAGAGTCAACTGAGCCAGAGATTCACTACGGGGTCATCGCCTCTGGCAACAAACTTATCAAGGATGCAGCAACTCGGGACAGTTTACTGGAAGATATCGGGCATCGATGTCTGTGTGTGGAGATGGAAGCTGCGGGCCTTATGAATCGGTTTCCGTGTCTGGTGATACGTGGTATTTGTGACTACGCGGATTCTCACAAGAACGATCAGTGGCATGGATACGCGGCCGctacagcagcagcattcGCGGTAGAGCTGCTTGAGTATGTCCCAACTGGACAGCTTGAAGCGACGCAAAAAGTCGTCGAGGTCATTCAATCAC TTGAACAGAGAATTAATAGCCTGAG CATCCCTATTCACAACCTTGATAATCGAACGGCGCTCAATCAGCTACCTATTGCAGAAGGCGCCTCATTCGACTCTCGCGCTGAAGAACATAATCCGACCTGTCTACCTGATACTCGAGTAGAGCTTCTTAACAAGATAAGCTGCTGGATTGATGACGCCGATGCCAAGGCAATATTCTGGCTCAGCGGCATGGCGGGGACTGGGAAATCGACCATCTCGCGTACCGTTGCTCGAAGACGGCACGAGCGTGGCGAACTTGGTGCTagtttcttcttcaagagagGAGAGACTGATCGGGGTGGACTCAATAAGTTCGTGCCTACTCTGGCTCGCCAATTGGCCTCGAGATTTCCGGACATTGCGCCCGTAATCAAGAAAGCCATAGATGCGGACCCAGAAGTAgtgttgtttatattgcgcagtagtgctgggtga
- a CDS encoding hypothetical protein (At least one base has a quality score < 10) → MKTRLKSPDLYTIGWIAALPIERAAATALLHDRHDAPEGFDQHRSDTNSYTWGRIGEHNVVIASLPAGVHDIAAAAITASNLIHSLPRIRIGLLVGIGGGIPRPDEGQDIRLGDIVVSQPDGTTGGVVQYDLGKAKANGGWERTGSLDKPPMVLLHALSSLQAEHMIAGSRVPELLHVMWETNPRMCISTNSFTYQGAGKDRLFKSQHDHIGGSNCDKWDSALEVKRRQRESTEPEIHYGVIASGNKLIKDAATRDSLLEDIGHRCLCVEMEAAGLMNRFPCLVIRGICDYADSHKNDQWHGYAAATAAAFAVELLEYVPTGQLEATQKVVEVIQSLEQRINSLR, encoded by the exons ATGAAGACACGGCTTAAAAGCCCCGACCTTTACACCATCGGATGGATTGCTGCCCTCCCCATCGAGCGAGCAGCAGCGACCGCGTTGCTACACGATCGTCATGACGCGCCCGAAGGCTTTGACCAGCATCGATCCGATACGAACTCCTACACGTGGGGTCGAATAGGTGAACACAACGTCGTGATCGCGTCGCTCCCTGCTGGAGTCCACGACATCGCGGCTGCAGCAATCACCGCATCAAACTTGATCCATTCATTACCTCGTATCCGGATCGGTCTGTTAGTGGGCATTGGGGGAGGCATCCCTCGGCCTGATGAGGGCCAGGACATTCGACTAGGCGATATTGTCGTCAGCCAGCCTGACGGTACGACCGGAGGGGTGGTGCAATATGACTTGGGAAAGGCGAAAGCGAATGGTGGCTGGGAACGGACGGGATCGCTTGATAAACCGCCTATGGTACTTCTCCACGCACTATCAAGTCTACAGGCGGAGCATATGATTGCGGGCTCGAGGGTACCGGAGTTGCTCCATGTGATGTGGGAAACCAACCCTCGTATGTGCATCTCCACAAACAGTTTTACTTATCAGGGTGCTGGGAAGGATCGACTATTCAAATCACAACATGACCATATCGGTGGCAGCAACTGTGATAAGTGGGACTCTGCCTTGGAGGTAAAGCGTAGGCAGCGAGAGTCAACTGAGCCAGAGATTCACTACGGGGTCATCGCCTCTGGCAACAAACTTATCAAGGATGCAGCAACTCGGGACAGTTTACTGGAAGATATCGGGCATCGATGTCTGTGTGTGGAGATGGAAGCTGCGGGCCTTATGAATCGGTTTCCGTGTCTGGTGATACGTGGTATTTGTGACTACGCGGATTCTCACAAGAACGATCAGTGGCATGGATACGCGGCCGctacagcagcagcattcGCGGTAGAGCTGCTTGAGTATGTCCCAACTGGACAGCTTGAAGCGACGCAAAAAGTCGTCGAGGTCATTCAATCAC TTGAACAGAGAATTAATAGCCTGAGGTAA
- a CDS encoding hypothetical protein (At least one base has a quality score < 10) produces MKTRLKSPDLYTIGWIAALPIERAAATALLHDRHDAPEGFDQHRSDTNSYTWGRIGEHNVVIASLPAGVHDIAAAAITASNLIHSLPRIRIGLLVGIGGGIPRPDEGQDIRLGDIVVSQPDGTTGGVVQYDLGKAKANGGWERTGSLDKPPMVLLHALSSLQAEHMIAGSRVPELLHVMWETNPRMCISTNSFTYQGAGKDRLFKSQHDHIGGSNCDKWDSALEVKRRQRESTEPEIHYGVIASGNKLIKDAATRDSLLEDIGHRCLCVEMEAAGLMNRFPCLVIRGICDYADSHKNDQWHGYAAATAAAFAVELLEYVPTGQLEATQKVVEVIQSR; encoded by the coding sequence ATGAAGACACGGCTTAAAAGCCCCGACCTTTACACCATCGGATGGATTGCTGCCCTCCCCATCGAGCGAGCAGCAGCGACCGCGTTGCTACACGATCGTCATGACGCGCCCGAAGGCTTTGACCAGCATCGATCCGATACGAACTCCTACACGTGGGGTCGAATAGGTGAACACAACGTCGTGATCGCGTCGCTCCCTGCTGGAGTCCACGACATCGCGGCTGCAGCAATCACCGCATCAAACTTGATCCATTCATTACCTCGTATCCGGATCGGTCTGTTAGTGGGCATTGGGGGAGGCATCCCTCGGCCTGATGAGGGCCAGGACATTCGACTAGGCGATATTGTCGTCAGCCAGCCTGACGGTACGACCGGAGGGGTGGTGCAATATGACTTGGGAAAGGCGAAAGCGAATGGTGGCTGGGAACGGACGGGATCGCTTGATAAACCGCCTATGGTACTTCTCCACGCACTATCAAGTCTACAGGCGGAGCATATGATTGCGGGCTCGAGGGTACCGGAGTTGCTCCATGTGATGTGGGAAACCAACCCTCGTATGTGCATCTCCACAAACAGTTTTACTTATCAGGGTGCTGGGAAGGATCGACTATTCAAATCACAACATGACCATATCGGTGGCAGCAACTGTGATAAGTGGGACTCTGCCTTGGAGGTAAAGCGTAGGCAGCGAGAGTCAACTGAGCCAGAGATTCACTACGGGGTCATCGCCTCTGGCAACAAACTTATCAAGGATGCAGCAACTCGGGACAGTTTACTGGAAGATATCGGGCATCGATGTCTGTGTGTGGAGATGGAAGCTGCGGGCCTTATGAATCGGTTTCCGTGTCTGGTGATACGTGGTATTTGTGACTACGCGGATTCTCACAAGAACGATCAGTGGCATGGATACGCGGCCGctacagcagcagcattcGCGGTAGAGCTGCTTGAGTATGTCCCAACTGGACAGCTTGAAGCGACGCAAAAAGTCGTCGAGGTCATTCAATCACGTTAG